In the Hordeum vulgare subsp. vulgare chromosome 7H, MorexV3_pseudomolecules_assembly, whole genome shotgun sequence genome, one interval contains:
- the LOC123409489 gene encoding two-component response regulator ORR22-like — MGAMGEDQRERMEDATVDKFPEGLRVLAVDDDCVCLNVLEALLRRYIYHPTMAMDAKTALKMLRTGKVKFDLVITDVRMPYMDGFKLLELTGLEMDMPVISTVTTQPKVLILFFHVKLLLRSTFTPES, encoded by the exons ATGGGCGCTATGGGAGAGGACCAAAGGGAGAGGATGGAGGATGCAACGGTGGACAAGTTCCCGGAGGGGTTGCGTGTGCTCGCGGTCGACGACGATTGTGTCTGCCTCAATGTACTAGAGGCTCTCTTGCGCCGCTACATATACCACC CAACGATGGCGATGGATGCCAAGACGGCGCTGAAAATGCTTAGGACGGGGAAAGTGAAGTTCGACCTGGTCATCACCGATGTGCGCATGCCGTACATGGACGGCTTCAAGCTCCTCGAGCTCACCGGCCTCGAGATGGATATGCCCGTCATCAGTACAGTCACTACTCAACCCAAAGTCCTAATTTTATTTTTCCATGTAAAATTGCTTTTAAGGAGTACTTTTACTCCTGAATCTTGA